Proteins encoded by one window of Alkalinema sp. FACHB-956:
- a CDS encoding DUF1257 domain-containing protein has translation MSHFSTLRTKVTDAEILKNSLRDLGINVKSEADVRGYNGQRVRADIVAVLDGEYDLGWSRNADGTFDLIADLWGVAKKHNQTELINSINQKYAVNKTLAEVKRPGLSNANVKLVLQK, from the coding sequence ATGTCTCACTTTAGCACTCTGCGCACCAAAGTCACCGATGCTGAAATCCTGAAAAACTCTCTGCGGGATCTCGGGATCAACGTCAAGAGTGAAGCCGATGTTCGCGGATACAATGGTCAGCGGGTTCGGGCAGACATCGTGGCTGTTCTGGATGGCGAGTATGATCTGGGTTGGTCTCGCAATGCAGATGGCACCTTTGATCTGATTGCGGATCTCTGGGGTGTGGCCAAGAAGCACAACCAAACGGAACTGATTAATTCCATCAACCAGAAGTATGCCGTCAACAAAACCCTGGCAGAAGTAAAACGGCCTGGGTTGAGCAATGCTAACGTCAAGCTGGTACTGCAAAAATAG
- a CDS encoding SH3 domain-containing protein — protein sequence MKLQLPLVVGMWLTAGVTVVGVGYATLRPKPSQSFDPRNASPVQLAKLSDCQTLSADPKPLLNVRSTPSIAPDNIVGTIKNGVNLAVVDERDGWLQINAPVSGWVYRNLTVTTCDTSGKRSDRKPLELAHPASSRQLIAEAQEQWHAGNLAGALNRLRQVPAEDPAYTQVENLMGSMTVKWKQAEDAYGKAEVAIATRRPQMVLAMMHTVPDIRYWRSKMAPLVKRAIELQLTAELPR from the coding sequence ATGAAATTGCAACTGCCATTAGTGGTTGGAATGTGGCTGACAGCGGGGGTTACGGTCGTTGGTGTGGGATATGCAACCTTACGCCCGAAGCCATCCCAATCCTTTGATCCCAGGAATGCCTCCCCCGTACAACTGGCCAAATTGAGTGATTGCCAAACGTTGTCCGCAGATCCGAAACCTTTGTTGAATGTGCGATCGACCCCAAGCATTGCGCCAGACAACATTGTGGGAACCATCAAAAATGGAGTTAATCTAGCCGTTGTAGACGAACGCGACGGTTGGTTGCAAATCAATGCGCCGGTTTCAGGCTGGGTCTACCGGAATTTGACTGTGACAACCTGTGATACATCGGGTAAGCGTTCAGACAGAAAGCCCTTAGAATTGGCTCATCCAGCTTCCAGCCGCCAACTGATTGCAGAAGCCCAGGAGCAATGGCACGCCGGGAATTTAGCAGGGGCTCTTAATCGTCTGCGTCAGGTTCCCGCTGAAGATCCCGCCTATACTCAAGTGGAAAACTTAATGGGCAGTATGACGGTGAAGTGGAAGCAAGCGGAGGATGCTTACGGTAAGGCTGAAGTCGCGATCGCCACCCGACGGCCTCAAATGGTATTAGCCATGATGCATACTGTCCCAGATATCCGCTATTGGCGATCTAAAATGGCTCCTTTAGTCAAACGGGCGATCGAACTACAGTTGACCGCTGAGCTGCCGAGATAA
- a CDS encoding Crp/Fnr family transcriptional regulator translates to MQTEVISELFPLLAAANPETLDWLLSVAVEHEYPSGRAVLMEDAWGNAVYFVLSGWVKVRRHSGSGEDVATLAILGKGDFFGEMAVLDESPRSTDVIALTPVKLLSIAAQRFIQTLFKDPQLHHRMLQLMVRRLRQTNLRFQLRDQPPAIKLIHTLVTLAEAYGQPSGTGVDIFNIAAKDLADVSDINADEAAKILVKLTEKGWVKIDTERQTMHLPNLKQLHQILHKANGG, encoded by the coding sequence ATGCAAACCGAAGTTATCAGTGAATTGTTTCCTCTTCTTGCTGCCGCTAATCCGGAAACGTTGGATTGGTTGCTGTCTGTTGCTGTTGAGCATGAATACCCTTCAGGTCGAGCTGTCTTGATGGAAGATGCCTGGGGAAATGCTGTCTACTTTGTCCTGTCGGGATGGGTCAAGGTGCGGCGTCACTCGGGCAGTGGGGAAGATGTTGCTACTTTGGCAATTCTCGGGAAAGGGGATTTCTTTGGCGAAATGGCCGTTTTGGATGAGTCCCCCCGATCGACGGATGTAATTGCACTGACCCCGGTTAAACTTTTGAGCATCGCGGCGCAGCGGTTTATCCAAACCCTGTTTAAAGATCCCCAATTGCATCACCGGATGTTGCAACTGATGGTCCGTCGGCTCCGACAAACCAACTTGCGGTTTCAACTCCGCGATCAACCCCCTGCCATTAAGCTCATTCACACATTAGTGACCCTGGCGGAAGCCTATGGCCAGCCATCGGGGACAGGCGTGGATATTTTCAATATTGCAGCCAAGGATCTCGCCGATGTTTCCGATATCAATGCCGATGAAGCGGCCAAAATTCTGGTGAAGCTGACGGAAAAAGGATGGGTCAAAATTGATACGGAACGCCAGACGATGCATCTGCCCAACCTGAAGCAACTGCATCAAATTTTGCACAAAGCCAATGGTGGATAA
- a CDS encoding AAA family ATPase — MQEELSVLIQAQYPLIYLVTSEEERAEQAISEVAQNKLERTVYSWTLTQGMVQYGRTGQPPQPGTIPPQQAIATAIRQSEPSIFIFKDLHPFLHDGTGSAEVVRWIRDAIAAFKGTQKTIILMSPVQQVPIEMEKEVVVIDFALPSMAEINDVLSRQLVSPRDRRLSTESREKLLKAALGLTRDEAEKVYRKAYVTAGRMTEEEVDIVLSEKKQLIRRNGILEYIEEDETINAVGGLEELKHWLKQRSNAFTERAREYGLPQPKGMLILGVPGCGKSLIAKTTSKLWGLPLLRLDMGRVYDGSTVGKSEANLRSALKTAESISPAILFIDELDKAFGGAGGSADSDGGTSSRIFGSFLTWMQEKTSPVFVMATANRVERLPGEFLRKGRFDEIFFVDLPNADERQDIFRIHLLKRRRDIDRFDLEQLANVCEGFSGAEIEQALIAAMYEAFAQEREFTQLDIIAACRATMPLSKTMTEQVTALRDWARQRARPAAASIAEYQRLEF; from the coding sequence ATGCAAGAAGAACTCAGTGTTCTCATCCAAGCTCAATACCCGCTCATCTATCTTGTAACTTCCGAAGAAGAACGAGCCGAGCAAGCAATCTCAGAGGTTGCTCAGAATAAGTTGGAGCGAACTGTTTATAGCTGGACGTTAACCCAAGGGATGGTTCAGTATGGACGTACAGGCCAACCGCCCCAACCCGGCACCATTCCCCCCCAGCAAGCGATCGCCACAGCGATTCGACAGTCGGAACCTTCCATTTTTATTTTTAAAGATCTTCATCCCTTCCTCCATGACGGGACTGGCAGTGCAGAGGTTGTTCGTTGGATCCGCGATGCGATCGCAGCCTTCAAGGGCACTCAGAAAACGATTATTCTGATGTCTCCCGTGCAGCAAGTGCCGATCGAGATGGAGAAGGAAGTTGTTGTGATTGACTTTGCTTTGCCTTCCATGGCAGAGATTAACGATGTGCTGTCTCGGCAACTGGTTTCTCCCCGCGATCGACGCCTTTCGACGGAAAGTCGGGAGAAGCTGTTGAAGGCAGCCCTAGGGCTGACCCGTGACGAGGCTGAGAAAGTCTATCGCAAAGCCTATGTCACAGCGGGTCGCATGACCGAAGAAGAAGTTGATATTGTTCTCTCTGAGAAGAAACAACTGATTCGCCGCAATGGCATCCTGGAATACATTGAGGAAGACGAAACCATTAATGCCGTTGGTGGGCTAGAAGAGCTAAAGCACTGGCTGAAGCAGCGTTCCAATGCCTTTACTGAACGGGCTAGGGAATATGGTCTCCCCCAACCCAAGGGAATGCTGATTTTAGGCGTTCCGGGTTGCGGTAAATCTTTAATCGCTAAGACCACATCCAAGTTGTGGGGCTTGCCCTTACTGCGTCTTGATATGGGTCGGGTTTACGACGGATCGACGGTCGGTAAATCTGAAGCGAATCTACGGAGTGCCCTGAAAACTGCGGAATCGATTTCCCCAGCCATTCTATTTATTGACGAGTTGGATAAGGCCTTTGGTGGAGCCGGGGGATCGGCAGACTCCGATGGCGGCACCTCCAGCCGGATTTTTGGTTCCTTTTTGACTTGGATGCAGGAAAAAACCTCCCCTGTATTTGTCATGGCTACGGCAAACCGAGTCGAACGGTTACCGGGCGAGTTTCTCCGCAAAGGTCGGTTTGACGAGATTTTCTTTGTTGATCTGCCCAATGCGGATGAGCGGCAGGATATTTTCAGAATTCATCTTCTCAAGCGGCGTCGGGACATCGATCGCTTTGACCTCGAGCAATTGGCCAATGTTTGCGAAGGCTTTTCCGGCGCAGAAATTGAACAGGCTTTGATTGCTGCCATGTATGAAGCGTTTGCTCAGGAACGAGAGTTCACTCAATTGGATATTATTGCGGCCTGTCGCGCTACGATGCCGCTGTCCAAGACGATGACTGAGCAAGTTACTGCGCTTCGAGACTGGGCTAGGCAACGTGCCCGTCCAGCGGCAGCCTCCATCGCAGAATACCAGCGATTGGAGTTCTAA
- a CDS encoding M61 family metallopeptidase — protein MAALKLHYQVAMPQPTNHLFEVTLEVTGWSQDVLEVKMPVWTPGSYLVREYSRHLQNFEAVTPSGEPFVFQKLAKNHWRIQTQAQSTVVIRYQIYANELTVRTNHLDRTHGYFNGAATFFYIPGYQAQPIEVTIVPPSSDWQVATALPEIGENTFLARDFDTLVDSPFEIGLQSRFDFEVLGKTHQWVIWGKGNVNPDRLIADTQRIIEAEAQMFGGLPYDRYLFILHLTNGYGGLEHKDSCSLIYDRHGFRKQKDYESFLQLVAHEFFHLWNVKRIRPQALEKFDYDQENYTPSLWFCEGVTSYYDNLFPLRAGIYGAKTYLRCLSQEITRYLTTLGRFVQPLSESGFDAWIKLYRPDSNTPNSQMSYYLKGAMVTLLLDLEIRKRHHNQKSFDDVMRIMWEKFGKDEIGFTPQDAKSVIEAVAGTDLTDFFDRYLHGLEELDFGAYFQEFGLRLESNADKGLAPTWGARIVAEQNRTIVKSVAFNSPAQLAGLDAGDELIAIDGLRATVDGVNDRLQAAQVGEVLEVTFFHQDELLLAQVILAEPQPTQFKIVPVELPTERQASLFTGWLGESLADL, from the coding sequence ATGGCGGCCTTGAAGTTACATTACCAAGTGGCAATGCCCCAACCGACGAATCACTTGTTTGAGGTGACGTTAGAGGTGACGGGTTGGAGCCAGGACGTTTTAGAGGTGAAGATGCCCGTGTGGACACCTGGGTCCTATCTGGTGCGGGAATATTCCCGGCATCTCCAAAATTTTGAGGCGGTCACTCCCTCCGGGGAGCCATTCGTGTTTCAGAAGTTAGCCAAAAATCATTGGCGCATTCAGACCCAGGCGCAATCTACTGTGGTGATTCGCTACCAGATCTATGCCAATGAGTTAACAGTTCGAACTAATCACCTCGATCGCACCCATGGCTACTTTAACGGCGCAGCAACCTTTTTCTACATTCCAGGGTATCAAGCGCAGCCGATCGAAGTGACGATCGTGCCACCCAGTTCTGATTGGCAGGTGGCAACAGCTTTGCCGGAGATTGGGGAGAATACCTTTTTGGCGCGGGACTTTGACACGTTGGTGGATAGTCCGTTTGAAATTGGCTTACAGAGCCGATTTGACTTTGAAGTGCTGGGCAAGACCCATCAGTGGGTGATTTGGGGCAAGGGTAATGTAAACCCCGATCGCTTGATTGCGGATACCCAACGGATTATCGAAGCAGAAGCCCAAATGTTTGGTGGGTTGCCCTACGATCGCTATTTATTTATTTTGCATCTCACCAATGGCTATGGGGGGTTGGAACATAAGGATTCTTGTTCGCTCATTTACGATCGCCATGGATTTAGGAAACAGAAGGACTACGAATCATTTTTGCAATTAGTGGCCCATGAGTTTTTCCATCTTTGGAATGTCAAACGCATCCGACCGCAAGCGTTGGAGAAATTTGATTATGATCAAGAAAACTACACACCTTCGTTATGGTTTTGTGAAGGGGTAACGAGTTACTACGACAATCTATTTCCACTCCGTGCAGGCATCTATGGTGCTAAGACCTATCTCAGGTGTTTAAGTCAAGAAATTACACGCTATTTAACAACGCTGGGACGCTTTGTACAACCCTTAAGTGAATCGGGATTTGATGCTTGGATTAAACTGTATCGACCGGATTCTAACACGCCCAACTCCCAAATGTCCTATTACTTGAAGGGCGCAATGGTGACACTTTTATTAGATCTAGAGATCCGCAAGCGCCATCACAATCAGAAATCCTTTGATGATGTGATGCGCATCATGTGGGAAAAGTTTGGCAAGGATGAGATTGGCTTTACGCCCCAGGATGCGAAATCTGTGATTGAAGCGGTAGCAGGCACTGATTTAACGGACTTTTTCGACCGTTACCTGCATGGGCTAGAGGAGCTAGATTTTGGGGCTTATTTCCAGGAATTTGGCCTTCGGTTAGAATCTAATGCTGACAAAGGACTCGCACCAACGTGGGGCGCGCGAATTGTGGCGGAACAGAACCGAACGATCGTGAAATCGGTAGCCTTTAATTCCCCAGCGCAGTTAGCGGGTCTGGATGCGGGGGATGAGTTGATTGCGATCGATGGATTGCGGGCAACGGTGGATGGGGTGAACGATCGCTTACAGGCTGCCCAGGTAGGGGAGGTGCTAGAAGTGACGTTTTTCCATCAAGATGAATTGCTCTTGGCTCAAGTGATTTTGGCGGAACCCCAGCCGACTCAGTTTAAAATTGTGCCAGTGGAGTTACCTACGGAGCGTCAGGCATCTTTGTTTACAGGGTGGTTGGGGGAATCTCTGGCAGATTTGTAA
- a CDS encoding NACHT domain-containing protein, which translates to MGKRSVKASAIGIAKAKRAFERREWTQEYLASAVGLQTRQSIWKFFSGRPIERHLFIDICFQLDLDWQEIAELPRFDETEEDGSNALSNLEHGARAIVEDAQPAMNATMTWEQLWSVAQHRLHQSEPTIAPMPTLANSSSEFYIELFLSSQVKGQRWLEVNDFQPNRDWDAVQPAVSKLFSNSAPNPSASLALPTTHPFPGFACSNTIHTVIPATGLPAQSRWLIYGRPGSGKTTLLKSLAIADLAQGEPGDRLPILLPLHTVLSTDDFSFETLIQQHYCELSVQQNQQWLADGKFRLLLDGLDELPADRRAGVMNALQVFMAQYPKVAIVLTCRSGLRDVNASGFTTLELMDWTAEQIRSFVVTWAESQVYYNTDRGQTFVGNFLAALYQPQNKRLLDLAKTPLLLQRLCEIFWERQAFPSRSSLLCQEVLELLVWKRDQQRGISRQHHGYHLTIAEVVDLLGQIAYKFFEDGHYLFDKSEILPILATYLTNHTEATRHRDAESLWFASESLLEALMVDYGMLTEEAHSVYAFSYLTVQEYLVARRFATRSILLSPAPQNAEPSGKVLAPMTQPQSSPDQQPWLQTLSHRVLEPRWRTVIELLIELLPHPTPLFTWMKQCIDQMVQDDLELHRILQWLDRKAQPFASQYHPAALRAFYYLSLENLGLDLAFALDPQLACHLSPELKLDLDLMHLFHQGEQLLNQPTLDNAFSLGFLMTSLSEGTAAEAIAMSFRAQLPELLEAAQNQQSLDRWCRRAGREWLKTLRQISIEQRDLGYVWNLTPDRQEKLQTYYWANYFLVNGLRKRHSAHSMAQSPIVQALIAPMNHQVAN; encoded by the coding sequence ATGGGCAAACGATCGGTCAAAGCGTCTGCAATCGGAATCGCCAAGGCTAAGCGAGCATTTGAACGCCGCGAGTGGACTCAAGAATATCTGGCGAGTGCTGTGGGATTGCAAACACGACAATCCATTTGGAAGTTCTTTTCCGGGCGTCCGATCGAACGTCATTTATTTATTGATATCTGTTTCCAATTAGATTTAGATTGGCAAGAAATTGCTGAGTTGCCGCGCTTTGATGAAACCGAAGAAGATGGCAGCAATGCGCTGTCGAACCTGGAGCATGGGGCGCGTGCGATCGTGGAGGATGCCCAGCCTGCGATGAACGCTACGATGACCTGGGAACAGCTGTGGAGCGTGGCGCAACACCGTCTCCACCAATCTGAACCGACGATCGCCCCTATGCCAACCCTGGCGAACAGCAGCTCGGAATTTTACATTGAGTTATTTCTTTCTTCCCAGGTGAAAGGCCAACGGTGGCTAGAGGTCAATGATTTTCAACCTAACCGGGATTGGGATGCTGTACAACCCGCTGTTTCTAAATTGTTCAGCAATTCTGCACCCAACCCATCGGCATCCCTTGCCCTACCCACGACCCATCCCTTTCCAGGGTTTGCCTGCTCCAATACGATTCATACTGTCATTCCCGCCACGGGGCTTCCCGCCCAATCCCGTTGGCTGATCTATGGCCGTCCCGGTAGTGGCAAAACGACCCTGTTAAAATCTTTGGCGATCGCCGATCTGGCTCAAGGGGAACCGGGCGATCGACTACCCATTTTGTTACCTTTACATACCGTTCTTTCAACGGATGACTTCTCCTTTGAAACACTAATTCAACAACACTATTGTGAACTTTCAGTACAACAAAATCAGCAATGGTTAGCCGATGGCAAATTCCGATTACTCTTAGATGGCTTAGATGAATTACCCGCCGATCGTCGGGCTGGGGTGATGAATGCGCTGCAAGTCTTTATGGCGCAATATCCTAAGGTGGCGATCGTCCTGACCTGTCGATCGGGATTGCGGGATGTGAATGCATCTGGATTTACGACCTTGGAACTGATGGATTGGACTGCGGAGCAAATCCGTTCCTTTGTCGTGACCTGGGCAGAATCTCAAGTTTATTACAATACCGATCGGGGCCAAACTTTTGTTGGCAACTTCTTAGCAGCCCTCTACCAGCCCCAGAATAAGCGTCTTTTAGATCTGGCTAAGACTCCACTGCTCCTGCAACGACTGTGCGAAATTTTCTGGGAGCGTCAAGCCTTTCCTAGTCGCTCATCACTGCTATGCCAAGAAGTGCTAGAACTATTAGTCTGGAAACGGGATCAACAACGAGGAATCAGTCGCCAGCATCACGGTTATCACCTCACGATCGCTGAAGTTGTAGATCTGCTGGGACAAATTGCTTATAAATTCTTTGAAGACGGCCACTATCTCTTTGACAAGTCGGAAATTCTACCGATTCTAGCCACTTACCTAACTAACCATACGGAAGCCACTCGCCATCGCGATGCAGAATCTCTCTGGTTTGCCAGTGAGTCATTACTGGAAGCGTTGATGGTGGACTATGGAATGCTGACGGAAGAAGCCCATTCTGTCTATGCCTTTTCTTACCTGACTGTGCAGGAATATTTGGTGGCCCGACGGTTTGCCACGCGATCGATTCTCCTATCGCCTGCCCCCCAAAATGCTGAACCGAGCGGTAAAGTCCTTGCTCCCATGACTCAGCCGCAATCTTCTCCCGACCAACAACCCTGGCTCCAGACCCTATCCCATCGTGTCTTGGAACCTCGCTGGCGCACAGTGATTGAACTGTTGATTGAATTATTGCCCCATCCCACCCCCCTGTTTACTTGGATGAAGCAATGCATTGACCAGATGGTACAAGATGATTTGGAACTGCATCGCATTCTGCAATGGCTCGATCGTAAGGCGCAACCTTTTGCTAGCCAATACCATCCTGCGGCCCTACGCGCGTTCTATTACCTCAGCTTAGAAAATCTGGGCTTGGATCTTGCGTTTGCCTTAGATCCCCAACTGGCCTGCCACCTGTCCCCGGAACTCAAATTAGATTTAGATTTAATGCACCTATTCCACCAAGGGGAGCAATTGCTCAATCAACCCACCTTGGACAATGCCTTTTCTCTAGGCTTTTTAATGACTTCCTTGAGCGAAGGCACTGCAGCAGAAGCCATTGCGATGAGCTTTCGAGCCCAGTTGCCGGAGTTACTGGAAGCTGCTCAAAATCAGCAGTCCCTCGATCGTTGGTGCCGTCGAGCAGGGCGGGAATGGCTAAAGACTCTCCGCCAAATCAGTATTGAACAACGGGATTTGGGTTATGTTTGGAACTTGACTCCCGATCGCCAAGAGAAACTACAAACCTATTACTGGGCGAACTACTTCCTCGTGAATGGACTGCGGAAGCGGCATTCAGCCCATTCCATGGCCCAAAGTCCGATCGTGCAAGCCCTCATTGCTCCGATGAACCACCAAGTCGCCAACTAA
- a CDS encoding response regulator: MDSNKPTILVVDDEPNLRSILNCAISHNGDRVIEAPNGEACLLICQQQLPDLILIDAVMPDMDGFTCCHTLKKTYGETCPPLIMITALSNAEFIDRAFNAGITDYITKPIRWPILRHRIDTALANNRLQKKLDEAHCRIEYLEQELAHQELLTRSAPL, encoded by the coding sequence ATGGATTCTAATAAACCAACCATTTTAGTAGTAGATGATGAACCCAATCTCCGCAGCATTCTGAATTGTGCCATTTCCCACAATGGCGATCGAGTGATTGAAGCACCCAATGGAGAAGCTTGTTTATTGATCTGCCAGCAACAACTTCCGGATTTAATTCTCATTGATGCAGTCATGCCTGATATGGATGGCTTCACCTGTTGTCATACGTTGAAAAAAACCTATGGAGAAACTTGTCCACCGTTGATTATGATTACGGCTCTGTCGAATGCAGAGTTCATCGATCGAGCCTTCAATGCAGGTATTACAGACTATATTACAAAACCCATCCGCTGGCCCATCCTCCGCCATCGTATTGATACCGCTCTGGCAAATAACAGGCTCCAGAAAAAGCTAGATGAAGCCCATTGTCGCATTGAATATTTAGAGCAAGAATTAGCCCATCAAGAGTTGTTAACGCGATCGGCTCCACTTTAA
- a CDS encoding SH3 domain-containing protein — protein sequence MASKSALVAAGLTGVAAVTVGTLALVQPKPESSPMATPTALPSAVSGNQDAAQPPTVSVSPSPSLGTVSPSPTASDNNQPVMGSDVPTDTNGSQSVDPSSATPTRQVESCKVTMAKVSDPNPPSNLRSQPSTASGSTIVSQLKNGTFLTVVEEKDDWFRISTPAKGWIAKSVVQSGCNEKTERVTFAQGSIRATLGDQFIGTGSHIYRVQLSQGQTLTITRQKGPLPAVRDPKGKFLVGMDDRQASWTQKLALSGDYQIVLDSNYKGYQYRFQVEVQ from the coding sequence ATGGCATCTAAATCTGCTTTAGTCGCTGCGGGTTTAACCGGAGTTGCAGCCGTTACGGTGGGGACACTGGCCCTGGTGCAACCAAAACCCGAATCTTCGCCCATGGCTACCCCAACGGCTCTGCCGTCGGCTGTGTCAGGCAATCAGGACGCTGCCCAACCGCCAACGGTCTCTGTCTCCCCTAGCCCGAGTTTGGGGACTGTCTCCCCTAGTCCTACTGCTAGTGATAATAATCAGCCTGTCATGGGTTCCGATGTCCCGACCGATACTAACGGAAGCCAGTCTGTAGACCCCTCTTCAGCAACTCCGACTCGGCAAGTTGAAAGCTGCAAAGTAACGATGGCCAAGGTGAGTGATCCGAACCCGCCTAGCAATTTGCGATCGCAACCCAGTACTGCCTCCGGAAGCACGATCGTCAGCCAGCTCAAAAATGGTACGTTTCTGACTGTGGTGGAAGAAAAAGATGATTGGTTCCGAATTTCGACTCCAGCAAAGGGCTGGATCGCAAAGTCTGTGGTCCAGAGTGGCTGTAACGAGAAAACTGAACGGGTAACGTTTGCCCAGGGAAGTATTCGTGCCACCCTTGGGGATCAGTTCATTGGCACAGGTAGCCATATCTACCGAGTACAACTGAGCCAAGGCCAAACCCTCACCATTACTCGACAGAAAGGCCCACTCCCAGCCGTAAGGGATCCCAAGGGCAAATTTCTGGTTGGTATGGACGATCGGCAAGCATCTTGGACACAGAAACTTGCCTTATCAGGGGACTATCAAATTGTCTTGGATTCCAATTACAAAGGATATCAGTACCGTTTCCAAGTGGAAGTCCAGTAG
- a CDS encoding inositol monophosphatase family protein produces MQPLTEELVHRINRIVRDCGQSAKHLAGQGFEVYQKGPGDYVTDVDRALDEQLTQAFDQLFPDDKLVTEENSASLQGFHDRTQRIWCVDPLDGTQDFINGDPDYAVMVGALGREPLAGWIYAPEYDALYFGGPGIGLWQRKGELEPCPLTPSPTEHSQRWIIGYKDLQNYGSIIQAQLPKVEFWQRPGSFGLKVLEVVQGQAGAYIYLNQRVKVWDTVAPLAIAQAAGLQCCDLQGQAIGYAPDQIHPETLAHLQPIVIGWPTVVQALLPALALAIHAAVVP; encoded by the coding sequence ATGCAACCATTAACCGAGGAGTTGGTTCACCGGATCAATCGGATTGTGCGGGACTGTGGCCAATCTGCTAAACACCTTGCAGGTCAAGGGTTTGAAGTCTATCAAAAAGGGCCAGGGGATTATGTCACAGACGTCGATCGGGCCTTAGATGAGCAACTGACCCAGGCGTTTGACCAACTCTTTCCCGATGACAAGCTCGTGACGGAAGAAAATAGCGCCTCCTTACAAGGGTTTCACGATCGTACTCAGCGCATCTGGTGCGTAGATCCGTTAGATGGAACCCAGGATTTTATCAATGGTGATCCTGACTACGCAGTTATGGTGGGCGCATTAGGACGTGAGCCGTTGGCGGGCTGGATCTATGCACCGGAATATGATGCCTTGTATTTTGGGGGGCCGGGAATTGGCCTATGGCAACGCAAAGGAGAGCTAGAGCCCTGTCCACTGACGCCTTCCCCAACAGAACACAGTCAGCGATGGATTATTGGGTATAAGGATCTGCAGAATTATGGCTCCATTATTCAAGCGCAGCTCCCGAAAGTTGAATTTTGGCAGCGTCCAGGGAGCTTTGGGCTCAAGGTGCTAGAAGTGGTGCAGGGGCAGGCTGGAGCTTACATTTATTTAAATCAGCGGGTTAAGGTTTGGGATACGGTTGCCCCCCTGGCGATCGCCCAAGCAGCGGGATTACAGTGCTGTGATTTACAGGGGCAGGCCATTGGGTATGCGCCGGATCAGATTCATCCCGAGACCTTAGCCCACCTGCAACCGATCGTGATTGGCTGGCCTACAGTCGTTCAAGCGTTGCTGCCAGCTTTGGCCTTAGCCATTCATGCGGCAGTGGTCCCCTAA